From Thermodesulfobacteriota bacterium:
GGTGGTATGGAAGTCGAGGCGGCCGACGGGGAAGACGCGGCTGGACAGCTCGCCGATCAGCGCCGGGGCGGTCTTGCGCCCCTCGCGGTCCTTCATCGTGGTCACGACGCCGTCGGGCTTGTAAAGCATGATGTAGATCTTCTCTTCCCGGAGCGGGACGAGAGTGCGCCCGTCGAGCCGCACCTCACGGGCGGACGGGTCCAGGATCATCCCCGGGTCCATGACGGGGAGCTCTCCCACGGTGACGCGCCCGTTCCGGACCATCTCGTCCGCCACCCGCCGGGAGACGCCCGCGGCCAGCGAGATATACCGGTTCAGCCGCTCAGTCGCCATACGGGGGAGGCTCTTTCTCGCCCGGCGGCTCTTCGCCCGGCAACGCTTCGTTCGGCGGCGCTTCGTTCGGAGGGACTTCTTCCGCGGCGGGCGGCAGGTCGATGCCGGGGCGGCCCGCGTCCACCGGCGTGGCGGTGGAGGCCGCGAGGTATTCCTCGATCTCCCGCATCGACGGCAGGTCGCCCAGCGAGGAGAGGCCGAAGACCTCCATGAACTCCCGCGTGGTCCCGAACAGGAACGGCTTCCCGGGCACGTCCTTCTTCCCTACGACCCGCACCAGGCGGCGCTCCATCAGCGTTTTCAGCGACCCGGCGCAGTCCACCCCGCGGATTTGCTCGATCTCCTGGCGGGTCAGCGGCTGCTTGTAGGCGATGATCGCCACGGTTTCCAGCGCAGCCCGCGAAAAGCGGGGCGGCTTCACGTCGAAGAGCTTCCGGACGTGCTCCTGGTTCGCGGGGCTCGTCCGGAACTGCACACCCTTGGCCACTTTTTCCACAAGGATTCCGGAGGATTCCCTCGGATATTTCGCCTGGAGCGCGAGGAACACTTCCTCGAACTGGTCGCGGGTGATATCGCCCAGGAGCTGGCGGCCCTTCTCGATGGAGAGCGGGTCGGTGGACACGAGCAGCAGGCTTTCGAGGATCGACGCGGCGCGCTGCAGGTCCGGAGGGGGGACCGCGGCTTCCGGCTCCCCGGGCTCAACCGTACCGAGCAGTTCGTCCACGCTGATCGGCTCCGGCGGAGGAACGGGCGCCCCTTCCTCCGCGGGCATCTCACTCGATGTCGGGTGCGTCCGCTTCGGATTCTCTTCCATTCTCGCTCTCCCGTACGGCGGGCACGATGCTGATCATCCCCATCGGGCTCACCTGGTATACGCGGATCGTCTTCAGCCGCACCAGCTCGAGGATCCCCAGGAAGAAGGAGATGATCTCGTTGCGCGTCCCGCAATGCTGCACGATGCTCTCGAACTTCACGGAACCTTCCGCCTTGATCCGGTCGAGGATGTAGGCGATGGCGTCGGCGATGGTGATCCGCTCGACGAAGACCTCGTGGGCGTCGCCCGAGGGCATCCTCGAAAGTACGTCCTTGAACGCCGTGATGAGGTCGGCCATCGACAGCTCGGTGATGGCGATCTCCTCTTCCGGCAGCTCCACGCCGGGGAACTCGCGCACGAAGACGTCCCGCCCCAGCACCGGGCGGTCGCCAAGGCGCACTGCCGCTTCCTTGAACCGCTCGTATTCGATCAGGCGCCGGGAAAGCTCCAGGGCCATGATCTCGGGGTCTTCCTGCTCATCCTCTTCGTCCTCGTGCCTCGGAAGCAGCGATTTCGACTTGATGTGGAGCAGGGTGGCGGCCATCACGAGAAACTCCCCCGCCACGTCGAGGTTCAGCGTCTGCATCACCTCGAGGTAGGCCAGGTACTGCTCGGTGATCCTGGCGATGGGGATGTGCTCGATGTCGAGCTTCTGCTCGCGGACCAGGTGAAGGAGCAGGTCGAGCGGCCCCTCGAAGATCTCGAGGCGCAGCGGCATCGCCTGGACGGGGCTGGCCGGGGCGGCCTGGGCGGTATCGGTCTTCCCTTCAGATCCGGACAGCGTCGCGGACCTCCGTCATCTTCTTTTCTGCGACCTGCTTCGCCTTCGCGGTCCCTTCGGCGAGGATGTCCCGGACGGAAACGCCGCTTTCCACGATCCGCAACCTCTCCTCGCGGATGGGCTTGAGGACCTTTTCCATCCCCTCGTACATCCACCGCTTGCACTCGATGCAGCCGATCCCCGCCGTCCGGCAGCCGACATTGACCTTCCCGATCGTCTCCTGGTCCGAGAAGATCTTGTGGTACGAGAAGACGTTGCAGATCTCGGGGTTGCCCGGATCGGTGCGCCGCTGGCGCGCCGGGTCGGTGACCATGGGGCGGACCTTGTCCCACACCTCTTCCGCCGTATCG
This genomic window contains:
- the scpB gene encoding SMC-Scp complex subunit ScpB, translated to MEENPKRTHPTSSEMPAEEGAPVPPPEPISVDELLGTVEPGEPEAAVPPPDLQRAASILESLLLVSTDPLSIEKGRQLLGDITRDQFEEVFLALQAKYPRESSGILVEKVAKGVQFRTSPANQEHVRKLFDVKPPRFSRAALETVAIIAYKQPLTRQEIEQIRGVDCAGSLKTLMERRLVRVVGKKDVPGKPFLFGTTREFMEVFGLSSLGDLPSMREIEEYLAASTATPVDAGRPGIDLPPAAEEVPPNEAPPNEALPGEEPPGEKEPPPYGD
- a CDS encoding segregation/condensation protein A, with amino-acid sequence MPLRLEIFEGPLDLLLHLVREQKLDIEHIPIARITEQYLAYLEVMQTLNLDVAGEFLVMAATLLHIKSKSLLPRHEDEEDEQEDPEIMALELSRRLIEYERFKEAAVRLGDRPVLGRDVFVREFPGVELPEEEIAITELSMADLITAFKDVLSRMPSGDAHEVFVERITIADAIAYILDRIKAEGSVKFESIVQHCGTRNEIISFFLGILELVRLKTIRVYQVSPMGMISIVPAVRESENGRESEADAPDIE